In Pyrus communis chromosome 11, drPyrComm1.1, whole genome shotgun sequence, the sequence ATCCAGATCTGCGGATCTCAATGGGGATGAGACCTGATCAAAAGGGTGTGCGTATTAGAAGAGTTGAGCCTACAGCTCCACATTCTCATGTTCTGCAGCCATCTGATGTTATTCTTAGCTTCGATGGGGTTAATATTGCAAATGACGGCACAGGTATCTGTTATCTTGATAAAAGAAGTTGAACTTTAATGTGCATGAAATTCTGAATACACGATATTAAGTGATTAACATTCCTTTTGGTGTCATTTCTCTAGTTCCATTCAGGCATGGAGAGCGCATAGGTTTCAGTTACCTTGTCTCTCAAAAATATACTGGCGATAGTGCTCTGGTAAAAGTTCTTCGTAACTCAGAGATACATGTGTACAACATAAAACTTGGAACTCACAAGCGACTCATCCCAGCACACATTAAGGGTAAACCTCCTTCGTATTACATCGTTggtggttttgtttttgcagcTGTATCTGTTCCATATCTGCGTTCTGAGGTGCGACCTTCATTTCATACTCCcaatgctctctctctctctctctctctctctctctctctctctctctctctcgtctctctctctctctctctctctctcattagtAGTATGTTACCAACTCCTTAACCTCTGGGTTTTCATTTATTTCTAGTATGGAAAGGATTACGAATTTGATGCTCCAGTCAAGCTGCTGGACAAACATTTACATGCAATGGCGGAGTCTATCGATGAACAGCTAGTTGTTGTTTCTCAGGTTCCCCTCTCTCATCTATTTCTCATGCTTTTCAGTTTTAGACGAAGTATTTTTTGCTCTGCTTTCATGGCTATGATGCCTTAACATCTTTTTCAAAATTGTGGTAGGTGCTTGTTGCTGACATTAACATAGGATACGAGGACATTGTGAACACTCAGGTTAGAGATATGTTACACTACAATGATGTGATAAAATTTTTTAACTTCCACTTTAACATACTCATTCAAGGCATTAGGTTTCCGTGTAGGTTCTTGCTTTCAATGGTAAGCCTGTGAAAAATCTGAAGAGTCTGGTTAGCATGGTGGAGAATTGTGACGACAAGTACCTAAAGTTTGACCTAGAATACAATCAGgttcgctctctctctctctctctctctctgcgcaCAGGCTTTGTACTTTTCGTTTGGTGGCTGAATTGCGCAGTTCTCTGTGCAGATGGTTGTACTAGAGACAAAAACCGCCAAGGCGTCAACTCTAGATATCCTCCTTACACATTGCATACCTTCAGCTATGTCTGATGACCTTAAGTCTTAAGCCCTGAAAGGAGACCTATTCCCATAGATGAAGTTTAGAATGCTTGTAGAAGGAAGGGAAACATTTCATTCTCCTACGGAGAACAGAAGCCGGGAATTAATCCGCCATTTCTGTCATAACCAGCTTCTCGAAGTATCTGCGGACGTTCGACCGCGTGATAACGATGTCTTCCCTATGTTATTGTATTCATATTAGCCAGTTCTTGTTACAGAGCAGAAGAAAGCAGCGGGGAATTGAGCTTCGGTTTTTCCTAGGATTAGTTAGTATCATACTTTCTTGAGTTTTGTCAATTTCAGTACCAGCTAAAAACATGTGAGATGTTCATCATGTAACATTTTTACCGGCTGATTTATTTGAGAATAATACCGTACAAGTTGGATGTATACTATAAAATTCAGGGTTGTGTTGACGGAAAATTCTACCATACAACAATGTACGTTATATATGACCTCTTATTGTTTACTTAGGAAATGATTCCGATTTCCGACTTATCGGCTAGGGAGGTGCCAATCCCTATTAAAATTCTTCAAATTCTTGACTTCTCATGTGTTTACTCGGAAATTGATTCTGATTTCCGACCTGTTTTGCTTTTACTAATACATTTGTGAGTTTTATGTACCAATTCGTTATGGAATGCAAATGCGTTCTCCTGATTTTTCCAATTCACAGCTTCTTGCGTCCCAAGTAAACATACTTCGAATGCGTTTTTCATTTCAACTAATCAACCCATTTTCCTTTAAGACATTATTTTACATTAATCTTAACGTAAGTGAATTTTAACTCAAATGCATAGGAAGCACGTCCGCTCTGGGCAATGCGAAATCAACCCATCTTGACTAGACTAATAATAGAGAAATGTTAATGGGACTTTATCAAAAATGGGCTCTTTATAGACTCTTTGTTACCTCATGTTTTAACGCCAATTCGCGTGCCAACATGTAAAACATTGTGCCAAAGGAGGCGGCAGATAGTCTATGAATAGTCCCTTTAGCATTCCTCCTAATAATATTAGAAAAGTGCTATTCACACTCATTTTACCTCCAACACACTCttgtttttattgaattaatccTTCAATTTTCTTGATCCGACGATCCGACgatcaaaatttaacataaGTGTGAGAAAAgtaaaatgggtgtgtggatacAACTACTTAATATTTGGttcgtttgaaagtgcttttaaaatgactaaaaatacttttagtgaaattgattttaaaagaaACACCAGATATACGATTATTTCAAGAAACAGTTAAATACTTTTCAATGATACACTTGAATTTTATTGAGCattgatttcaaaaaataaaattttagtaaAAACGCTTTGACTGacttttaaaagtactttcacaCAAGTAAgcacgttggaaggtttagaccCCAACTCACAACACGTCATAAGAATGCTTTCCACCATGTGAACGCGGGACACGTAAGTTAAATATCCCTCATCCTCCGTATTCATGTCCGCTACTGCCTGTCGTCTACTCTGTTTACTTACCGCGAAGCTTCAACGAAGGCCGCCAATCCATTGACTCCCACCGGTGTCTCCTGTCGGCCCGAAGAAAACCCATTTTTTATGACGACCCACCGCCCCTTAACCACCCCTTTTCCACGCCTTATTCATTAtatattcaaaactaaaaatcccaaaacacaAAACCCACCATTTCTGCCACCACTATGTATATCCAACACATCAGTCCCGCCAGTGCCACCACCGTCAATGACGCCCTTTCCCTCCCTCCCGTAACCCATCCCCTCAGCCCCGAGCTCATCAACATATCGGCTTCCGGATTGGCCGACCAAAACGGCGGTTGTGGGAACGATTCGTCGGTCGTTTCGGAGCCGCCGATGACAGTGCCGAGGCGGGGGAGGGTGGGGAGAGTTGTCCCGTCCATGGACGCGGTGGTGAAGGTGTTCTGCGTCCACACTGCGCCGAACTTCTCGCTGCCGTGGCAGAGGAAGAAGCAGTACAGCTCCAGCAGTAGTGGGTTTGTGATTGGGGGCAGGAGGATTTTGACCAATGCGCATTCGGTGGATCATCATACCCAGGTCAAGCTCAAGAAACGGGGCTCCGATACTAAGTACTTGGCCACTGTGTTGGCCATTGGAGCCGAATGCGATATCGGTATGCTACAATTTTACATTTGCCTTTTGCAATTGCATAGTAATTCTTGAGGTGAATGCAGTTTAAAGTTTGCatctttttgtcgattttaaTTTCGGGTTTGATTTACTTGGCGATGATGTTTTGTGTGCAACAATTTTACATTTGCATGGTAATTCTTTGAGTTTGGTGCAATTTAAAGTTTGTTAGTTTTTATACTTTTGTGTTGCGATTTAAAGTTTGATGCTAAACTTTCAGCGATGCTTACGGTGAGTGATGATCAGTTCTGGGAAGGGATTTCACCTGTGGAGTTTGGAGATTTGCCTGCACTGCAAGATGCCGTGACAGTGGTTGGGTACCCGATTGGGGGTGACACAATCTCCGTGACGAGCGGAGTTGTGTCAAGGATGGAGATCCTGCCTTATGTTCATGGCTCCACCGAGCTTCTGGGAATGCAGGTGGATACATTATATATAGTTTCTTACCatgaaaatgaaattatgtACACCTGATTTCAGAGACTTGACGCGTGTTTTCGGGGTACTTGGGGTGCGTTTTTGCAGATAGATGCTGCAATCAACTCTGGAAACTCTGGTGGCCCTGCCTTTAATGATAAGGGAGAATGCGTGGGAATTGCATTTCAGTCCCTCAAACATGAAGCTGCGGAAAATATAGGCTATGTTATACCAGTACCAGTTATTATGCATTTCATTCGAGATTATGAGAAGAATGGCGCATATACAGGGTTCCCAATTCTCGGAATTGAGTGGCAAAAGATGGAGAATCCTGATCTTCGCATGTCAATGGCGATGAGACCTGATCAAAAGGGTATCTGTATTAGAAGGCTGGAACCTACAGCTCCAGAATCTCAACTGCTAAAGCCATCTGATGTTATTCTTAGTTTTGATGGGGTTAACATTGCTAATGATGGCACAGGTAAACTCTCTCTCTGTGTGATTTTCAAAGACTGCTGTTCTCTTTTCAAGTCGCTTTTGTGTTCCTGCGTGTGTTGGTAATTATTTTTTAGAAGAGTGGTATTTGAACATTCCCAGATGAAGTGTTCCATAAGCTTCTTGATATTCAGCAGTAACACtaatttttgtaattgtttttaGTTCCATTCAAGCATGGAGAGCGCATAGGTTTCAGTTACCTTGTATCTCAAAAATACTTAGGTGACAATGCTCTAATAAAAGTTCTTCGGAACTTTGAGACACTTGAGTTCAACATTAAACTTGCAAAACACAAGGAACTCATCCCATCACACATCGAGGGAAAACCTCCTTCCTTTTATATCATTGCTGGATTCGTTTTCACAGCTGTATCCGTTCCATATCTGCGTTCTGAGGTGTGCCCTTGCTTTCAACATTAAACTAGGCCTTTATTAATTTCTACAAAATGCATCCAGGTTTAATTGTTAAATGAACGTTACAATGTTGCTAAATCTTGACCATGGTTTTTTTCTTATATCCAGTTTGGAAATATATTTGACGTTCCAATCAAACTGTTGGACAAGCATTTACATGCAATGGCACGTTCTATTGACGAACAGCTCATTGTTGTTTCTCAGGTTTATATCTCGCATTCTATCTTTCTCATGCTTTTGGATATTAGTATAGTTTCTTGTTACACTGGTTTTGTGGTTGACATTGTTCAAAATTGTTCTAGGTACTTGTTGCTGACATTAATATTGGATATGAGGACATTGTTAACAATCAGGTCAGTGACTAGGCTTTTCcatttttcctttctttatcTGATACCGCAAATGATGGTCTAAGGAATTGGCGAAATAACATCTGATAGACTTGTGTAAATTATTCTGCTTTATGTGCAGGTTCTTACTTTCAATGGTATGCCTGTGAAGACTCTGAAGAACTTCGTCAGCATGGTCGAGAATTGTGATGACGAGTACCTTAAGTTCGGCCTCGAatgcaatcaggttctttttATGTTTCTTAGTCTCAGGCACACACAAATACATGGATATATGCATGCATACTATGCATTTTTCTTTGGTTGGCTGAATTGTGAATTGCATACTTCACGCGCAGATGGTTGTTCTGCAAACAAAAACTGCCAAGGCAGCGACGCCGGATATCCTCACGACACATTGCATATCATCGTCCATGTCTGATGATCTTAAGACTAAAGAGAAT encodes:
- the LOC137707463 gene encoding protease Do-like 9 encodes the protein MYIQHISPASATTVNDALSLPPVTHPLSPELINISASGLADQNGGCGNDSSVVSEPPMTVPRRGRVGRVVPSMDAVVKVFCVHTAPNFSLPWQRKKQYSSSSSGFVIGGRRILTNAHSVDHHTQVKLKKRGSDTKYLATVLAIGAECDIAMLTVSDDQFWEGISPVEFGDLPALQDAVTVVGYPIGGDTISVTSGVVSRMEILPYVHGSTELLGMQIDAAINSGNSGGPAFNDKGECVGIAFQSLKHEAAENIGYVIPVPVIMHFIRDYEKNGAYTGFPILGIEWQKMENPDLRMSMAMRPDQKGICIRRLEPTAPESQLLKPSDVILSFDGVNIANDGTVPFKHGERIGFSYLVSQKYLGDNALIKVLRNFETLEFNIKLAKHKELIPSHIEGKPPSFYIIAGFVFTAVSVPYLRSEFGNIFDVPIKLLDKHLHAMARSIDEQLIVVSQVLVADINIGYEDIVNNQVLTFNGMPVKTLKNFVSMVENCDDEYLKFGLECNQMVVLQTKTAKAATPDILTTHCISSSMSDDLKTKENTLEEVQSMANDPRDTILEKVEAVYMP